A single window of Moorena sp. SIOASIH DNA harbors:
- the tuf gene encoding elongation factor Tu produces MARAKFERNKPHVNIGTIGHVDHGKTTLTAAITMTLAAQGKAQAKNYEEIDAAPEEKARGITINTAHVEYETENRHYAHVDCPGHADYVKNMITGAAQMDGAILVVSAADGAMPQTKEHILLARQVGVPNIVVFLNKKDQVDDEELLELVELEIRELLSEYDFDGDNIPIVAGSALMAVNALTDNPNIAKGDNEWTDVVLALMENVDSYIPTPERDVDKPFLMAVEDVFSITGRGTVATGRIERGKVKVGETVEIIGLKDTRSTTVTGVEMFQKTLDEGMAGDNVGLLLRGIQKENIERGMVLAKPGSITPHTKFESEVYVLKKEEGGRHTPFFSGYRPQFYVRTTDVTGTIDAFTADDGSTAEMVMPGDRIKMTVSLINAIAIEQGMRFAIREGGRTIGSGVVSKILE; encoded by the coding sequence ATGGCACGCGCAAAGTTTGAAAGGAATAAACCCCACGTCAACATTGGCACGATTGGTCACGTAGACCACGGCAAAACTACCCTAACTGCTGCGATTACTATGACATTGGCGGCTCAAGGGAAGGCACAAGCGAAGAACTACGAGGAAATTGATGCAGCTCCCGAGGAAAAAGCACGGGGGATTACCATCAATACTGCTCATGTGGAGTACGAAACCGAAAATCGCCACTATGCCCACGTGGATTGCCCAGGCCACGCTGACTATGTGAAAAATATGATCACGGGTGCGGCGCAAATGGATGGGGCAATTCTAGTGGTTTCTGCCGCTGACGGTGCCATGCCACAAACTAAAGAACATATTCTTCTGGCTCGGCAGGTGGGAGTGCCTAACATCGTGGTTTTCTTAAATAAGAAAGACCAAGTAGACGATGAAGAACTCCTAGAGCTAGTAGAACTCGAAATTCGGGAACTGTTGAGCGAATATGACTTTGACGGGGACAATATCCCGATTGTGGCTGGGTCAGCCTTAATGGCTGTAAACGCCCTGACCGACAATCCAAACATTGCCAAAGGTGACAATGAGTGGACTGATGTGGTGCTAGCACTGATGGAGAATGTAGACTCATACATTCCCACACCAGAGCGGGATGTGGATAAGCCATTCCTGATGGCAGTGGAAGATGTCTTCTCCATCACTGGTCGGGGAACTGTTGCCACCGGTCGAATCGAGCGGGGTAAAGTTAAAGTTGGTGAGACGGTAGAAATTATCGGGCTTAAAGATACCCGTAGCACCACGGTAACTGGTGTGGAAATGTTCCAGAAGACCCTAGACGAAGGGATGGCTGGAGACAATGTTGGGCTACTGCTGCGGGGTATCCAAAAAGAGAACATTGAGCGGGGTATGGTACTTGCCAAGCCCGGTTCAATCACCCCTCACACCAAGTTTGAATCTGAGGTATACGTCCTGAAGAAAGAAGAAGGTGGACGTCATACTCCCTTCTTCTCCGGTTATCGCCCTCAGTTCTATGTACGAACCACTGATGTGACCGGCACTATTGATGCCTTTACTGCTGACGATGGTTCTACAGCTGAGATGGTGATGCCAGGCGATCGCATCAAAATGACAGTGAGCCTGATTAACGCCATTGCGATTGAACAAGGAATGCGTTTTGCTATCCGTGAAGGTGGTCGCACCATCGGCTCAGGTGTGGTCAGCAAGATTCTCGAATAG
- the rpsJ gene encoding 30S ribosomal protein S10 codes for MQQQKIRIRLKAFDRRLLDTSCEKIVDTANRTNATAIGPIPLPTRRRIYCVLRSPHVDKDSREHFETRTHQRIIDIYQPSSKTIDALMKLDLPAGVDIEVKL; via the coding sequence ATTCAACAGCAGAAAATTCGGATTCGACTAAAAGCCTTTGATCGACGCTTGCTGGACACCTCCTGTGAGAAGATTGTAGATACAGCAAACCGCACAAATGCTACAGCTATTGGCCCAATTCCCTTACCCACTCGACGTCGTATTTACTGTGTTTTGCGATCGCCTCACGTTGATAAAGATTCTCGGGAACACTTTGAAACACGTACTCACCAACGGATTATTGATATTTATCAGCCTTCTTCAAAGACTATTGATGCTCTGATGAAATTGGATTTGCCTGCTGGAGTTGATATTGAAGTTAAACTTTAA
- a CDS encoding pentapeptide repeat-containing protein, whose protein sequence is MDYSNQNLQGRSFKDKNLESYKFINANLRGADFTGANLAGADFTGAQLQNTNFTDAKAGIPKHWRAMLLIASWLMLGISVNITGLTSLLLVNFITDTDNIENKFTIIISVFFLYIALYIIAFSLDLLIGLAIFVFPGALGMLVGITVTLIHLYIETSFGGGRIIYPGIIFLIIYCAAGGVTFGGMIVEAIVLAMNKAVLPDNNNGVIVGIFGIVATIVIVTTKVTIPVGELGFNIKGAEPGARALIFANIIMLTVTLLGAYIGWRALKGDQKNRWIRSCAIAFASIRGTSFRGANLTNANFTGTTLKSTDFREAILTRTNFNKTKKLDLARAGTTYIQNSQVRQLLITGEGQNKNFDRLDLRYVNLQGAKLENASFIDADFYQANLQGANLSRAILVRTNFERADLRGAKLTGSCIQDWVITGSTKLDGIACDYVYLKWVNGDKRDQMPPRGKFIEGGFVNFVRYMLDTVELYHEKDINPRLALTVLKKMSRDYDQPFDIVALGKKGERVFIQVKVSENLIRFQENRENFKNDYYERYDRGLKLWSGNIHHLPPSVNSFIEKRISEVASEKTDEFAFIDATYVAGDYTENYQGDTTMTGDRHIYQNENSGILQNMSGGTMYCGMQASQENVVSSQQQQSLTEAAEEIQALLKQLEKSYSTEATTGKMALATEVIQRIDSNPTLTAKILSALQVGSVKALEQSLNHPAASFVIGALEDWQKT, encoded by the coding sequence ATGGACTATTCCAATCAAAATCTTCAAGGGCGGTCTTTTAAAGATAAAAACCTTGAGTCTTATAAATTTATTAATGCCAATCTCAGAGGTGCAGATTTCACTGGTGCCAATCTCGCAGGTGCGGATTTCACTGGTGCTCAACTTCAAAATACAAACTTCACGGATGCTAAAGCAGGGATTCCAAAACATTGGAGAGCTATGTTGTTAATAGCCTCATGGCTGATGTTAGGAATATCAGTGAATATTACTGGATTGACTAGTTTATTGCTCGTAAATTTTATTACTGATACTGATAATATTGAAAACAAATTTACGATTATTATTTCAGTATTTTTTTTGTATATAGCCTTATATATTATCGCTTTTTCGCTGGATTTATTAATCGGTTTGGCAATCTTTGTATTTCCCGGAGCCCTAGGCATGCTCGTTGGTATAACCGTAACCTTGATTCACCTCTACATCGAAACAAGTTTTGGAGGAGGAAGAATCATTTACCCAGGCATTATATTTCTCATTATCTATTGTGCAGCCGGAGGTGTTACCTTCGGTGGAATGATTGTCGAAGCCATTGTGCTTGCCATGAACAAAGCAGTCCTTCCTGACAATAACAATGGCGTTATCGTTGGCATATTTGGAATTGTAGCTACTATCGTTATCGTTACCACCAAAGTTACTATTCCTGTTGGAGAGCTTGGCTTTAACATCAAAGGAGCAGAACCCGGAGCCAGAGCCCTTATCTTTGCTAACATTATTATGTTAACTGTAACGCTGCTTGGTGCTTATATTGGATGGCGTGCTTTGAAAGGAGATCAAAAAAACCGTTGGATACGCTCATGTGCTATCGCCTTTGCCAGCATCAGAGGTACCAGTTTTCGAGGGGCTAACTTAACCAATGCGAATTTTACTGGAACTACTCTTAAAAGTACAGATTTTAGAGAAGCTATTCTAACTCGTACCAACTTTAATAAAACCAAAAAACTCGACCTAGCTCGTGCCGGAACCACTTATATCCAAAATTCACAAGTACGGCAATTACTAATTACTGGTGAAGGACAAAATAAAAATTTTGATCGTTTAGATTTACGGTACGTTAATTTACAGGGAGCAAAACTAGAAAATGCCAGTTTTATCGATGCAGATTTCTACCAAGCCAATCTACAGGGAGCTAATTTATCCAGAGCTATCTTAGTAAGAACTAATTTTGAAAGAGCAGATTTAAGAGGTGCTAAGTTAACTGGAAGTTGTATCCAAGATTGGGTTATTACCGGAAGTACCAAACTTGATGGAATTGCTTGTGATTACGTTTATTTAAAATGGGTTAACGGAGATAAGCGTGACCAAATGCCACCTAGGGGTAAATTTATAGAAGGTGGCTTTGTAAATTTTGTTAGGTACATGCTAGACACTGTTGAACTTTATCACGAGAAAGATATTAATCCTAGATTAGCCCTAACTGTTTTGAAAAAAATGTCGAGAGACTATGATCAACCTTTCGATATTGTAGCTCTTGGAAAAAAAGGAGAAAGGGTTTTTATTCAAGTTAAAGTTTCTGAAAATCTTATTCGATTTCAGGAAAATCGGGAAAACTTTAAAAACGATTACTATGAAAGGTACGATAGAGGTTTAAAATTGTGGTCAGGGAATATCCATCATTTACCCCCTAGTGTAAATAGTTTTATTGAAAAACGAATTAGCGAAGTTGCTTCAGAAAAAACAGATGAGTTTGCTTTTATTGATGCTACATATGTAGCAGGTGATTACACTGAAAATTATCAAGGAGATACAACTATGACTGGCGATCGCCATATTTATCAAAATGAAAATAGTGGAATTCTTCAAAACATGAGTGGTGGAACAATGTACTGTGGAATGCAAGCTTCCCAGGAGAATGTAGTTTCATCCCAACAGCAACAAAGCCTCACTGAAGCTGCAGAAGAAATTCAAGCATTACTCAAACAGTTAGAAAAGTCTTATTCCACCGAGGCAACTACGGGGAAAATGGCATTAGCTACTGAAGTGATACAGCGCATAGATAGCAATCCCACTTTGACCGCTAAAATACTCAGTGCTTTACAAGTAGGAAGTGTTAAAGCTTTAGAGCAATCCCTCAATCATCCCGCAGCTAGTTTTGTAATTGGCGCATTGGAAGATTGGCAGAAAACCTAA
- a CDS encoding SCO5389 family protein, with protein sequence MSLNITPELLKQAQEGEVNQEAFIDSIRQSLPYAFGVVEDLAKQLAQGEAQWVEHSVPPPTEQDRAQLLRMIGGDAIRGAVERYFGIKLAFQNCHKTAIFRPEALESPAYQDFISIRSQILNQTPELIDC encoded by the coding sequence ATGTCACTTAACATTACTCCAGAGCTGTTGAAGCAAGCACAGGAGGGTGAGGTTAATCAAGAAGCTTTTATTGACAGCATCAGGCAATCGTTACCTTATGCCTTTGGAGTTGTGGAAGACCTGGCCAAGCAATTGGCACAGGGTGAAGCGCAATGGGTAGAGCATTCGGTACCACCACCAACTGAGCAAGATCGAGCCCAGCTATTGCGGATGATAGGTGGGGATGCGATTCGTGGTGCAGTCGAACGTTATTTCGGGATCAAGTTAGCCTTTCAAAACTGCCACAAAACCGCTATATTTCGTCCAGAAGCCTTAGAATCACCTGCTTATCAAGACTTTATTTCTATTAGGAGTCAAATTCTGAACCAGACACCAGAACTGATCGATTGCTAA
- a CDS encoding type II toxin-antitoxin system HicA family toxin has translation MGDRIRRMNARQVEAILARYGFDLISQKGSHRKWRNSQQNLQVIVPYHKGRDLPIGTLRNIFVSADIPESEWKG, from the coding sequence ATGGGCGATCGGATTCGCCGAATGAATGCTAGACAAGTTGAGGCCATCCTTGCTCGGTACGGTTTCGATCTGATTAGCCAGAAGGGTAGCCATCGGAAGTGGCGCAACTCTCAACAAAACCTTCAAGTTATTGTTCCGTATCACAAAGGACGAGACTTACCGATTGGAACACTGAGGAATATATTTGTGAGTGCAGATATTCCTGAATCAGAGTGGAAAGGCTAG
- a CDS encoding type II toxin-antitoxin system HicB family antitoxin — translation MKWRVILEPDLDNGDWAAWCPELPGCTSCGETKVEAIENMREAIELYLEPAPLELPEGSVTCEVSI, via the coding sequence ATGAAATGGAGAGTCATTCTTGAGCCTGATCTAGATAACGGAGACTGGGCAGCTTGGTGTCCCGAACTTCCTGGTTGTACTTCCTGTGGTGAAACTAAAGTAGAAGCAATAGAAAATATGCGTGAGGCTATTGAGCTCTACCTTGAACCTGCCCCCCTTGAGCTGCCGGAAGGTTCTGTGACTTGCGAGGTTAGTATCTAA